The Glycocaulis abyssi DNA segment AGGAAATTGATGAATTCCTCGGCAAACCCGATCCCAACGATGACCGCGCAGCACCGTTTGTCCTTGCAGGAATAGCCTTCATAGCCGCCTTCGCCGCATATATGTTTTTCTTCTTTTAGGCCTTTAAGCCCAATCAGAATGATAAACCCCCGGTGCCCTTCACCGGGGGTTTTTGATGTCAGGGCCTTTTCCTAATTTCTTGGTACACGCATGGTGGGCGGTAGCGTGAACCGCTCGTCATCCACATCGACGCTGCCGGGAGGGGCGCGGTTATCAGCTGGCGCCGCTTGCCTGGCCCCTCCACCTGACCCTCCCCAGTTTACCCCAGATCGACGGCCAGCCTGCGCATCAATCAGATCACCAGGTCTGCTTCCTCCGCCTTCTGCTACCTCAGCCGAGCCTGCAGACGAATTCAGTGCTTCGCGACGCTCCCTTTCGGCATAAAGCTCCTGTACATTCGCGTCACCATATCGGTTCTGTGGATCCCAACTGTCGCTGCCCGCATGGCCAAGCTCGTGGATACGGATCCCATAGTTCACCTCTTGGTCACTCCACCCACCATAAGGCGATCCCGATCCCACGCTCTGATCATCATGTCCCCAACCGCTCATATCCCGCGCACCAGCGGGATCAGGTCGGATGTGCTCCGGCATTTCCGGCGCTTCCGTACTCGCCGTTAGTCCGGCTTCGTGAGCAGACGAAACACTCTCAGTTGGATTTGGACCACTCCATCCAACGCCCCCGTCAGGTGCCAATGGCAGGTTCTCATAGCCGGCAGTCTCCCAGTTCGGATCTATCCGTTCCGGATTGATCCCCTCATTGATAACACCCTCGATACGATTCCGGCCGCCCTCAATCGCACCCATACCGCCAAAGCCGGAATCCATCATATGGCCAGCACGGGCCATATCACCGCCGATACCCAACTCTTGCGGTGCTAATCCGGCCTCCTGGGCCACCTGCTCGCGCATGAAGCTATCAGCGTAGTTCCCAAAAGCCGCCCGATCCTGATGGAACAGCGCCATCACATCATCATGTGACCCTATCGCTCGACCGTTCACGCCTTCGCGCCCGTTCATCCAGTTCAGGAACACATCATCTGATGGCATGGAGTAGCTATGCTCGCTGCTCTCCATCTGTTCGGCCATACGCTCAAAGCGCTGGCTGACTTCGCTCATACGGCCTGCCTGCTCGTTCTGGGAATGCGCCATGCGGAAGGCTTCATTGATCGAGTGACCATCGCTCGTCTGCCCAGCTTCTGAGAAGCTTATATCGCCCCGCCGATGCGCTTCACTGACCCGGCTGTAGATTTGAGACAATTCTTCACGCTCGCTTTGCGACAACGCGTTATAGACATCCCTCGCTTGCGAGTCCGACGCGCTCCATTGGTTCTCAACTGATCCTCTGGCCAAAGCCGAGTAGAATGCTTGCGTTCCTGATCCGAGAAAATCCAGACCAATGCTTCCCCGCACCCCAGCTTCCGCCACAGCCCCAACTGACGCTGAAGAGCCACTGCCGGACGTTGATGTCAGCCCGGCTCTCTGAGCGGCATCCCTGACGATGGAGTTGCCGCGCGCCAGGTCTTCAACAGTCCGGTCACCCTCGGCCCGGTTCACATTGATCACGCCATCCAGACCACGCGTGTGGTTCGCCGCGCTGGTGTGAATTGCATCAAGCGCCTGGGCGGTGTTGACCGCAGCCGATTGTGAGTAGCTCTCGCTCTGGCTTTGCGCGTCAGAGGCCATCGTCCGCGCCGTCTGGCCCCAGGCCTGCCGGTTCTGGAAGCCGAATGGCGTGCGCGATACACCGCCGCTCATATCGCTATAAACCCCGCCATCCTCGTGGTGAGCCGTGCGCACACCACCCCGGCCGACCACATTCCAGTGGCCCATATTCACATCGCCGCTGGTGCCGTGCTGATTGCCGAAGGTCTGGTTGAAGCGGTGCGTATCGAACGCCGTCGTTCCCAGATTCATATTGCCCACGGTCTGATCGGCCGCCGCCTGTTGAGCGGCGCCCGACACCGAGTTCAGAAGCGAATTGCTCTGCATCGCCAGCCGATCGACACCGAAGGCCAGCATGGTGGCCATCACGGGGATCATCATGGTCATCCAGCCCGCGATAGACGCCAGATCTCCATTGATCCCCGCAACCCCGTCCATGGAAGCCAGAGTCACGCCGGAATAGCCCTCATTCGCGTCATAACCGGCCGCACGGCTCGCTTCGGCGATATGGTGCATCATAATCCCGTTCAGGATCACAAAGAGCGGCCCCCACGCCTGCAGGATCAGGAAGCCGGAAAAATACTTCTTGAGCAGCTGAGGCCCGAATTTCGGCAACAGGAAGAATGGCGCCATCAGCGGGAACATCGAGTAGAAGATGATCTCCAGAACCACCCGCAAAAGCGGAATCCATTTATGGGCCATCTCGGCCGACATGAAATTCTGCGTCCGGGACTGCTGCTCCGCTCGCGTCATCGAATACGCTGAAATATCGACGCCAGACTCTGCGGCCGCCGACAGCTGCGCATCGCGCACCGAGTTGATCGTCATGGCCTGAATGAACACATCAGCCGCCGACCGCGACTGGTCCATCAGGAAGGCATGAGCGCCCTCGACATTCACCCGGATCGTCGTTTCCGCCAGCGGCCCGGCAAGATCGGGATGCACTACCCGGCCGAAGCGGTTAGCTGCCTGGTCAGCCATGGCCTCACGGCCAGCTCTGAGCTGATTGGCGGCTTGCACACATCCGATCGTCTCGCGCGTGCCGTCAGGACTGATCCATTGGGTCGCCAGTCCGCCGTGCGGCGACACCGTGATGAAATCGAACAGATCCGGAGCCGTTCCCAGATCATGCATCGAATAGTGGTGTGTGTGCAGGTCGTGCATCACGCAGCGCACGACATAGGAATCCATGTTCGCGGCGAAATACTGGTCCGGCCAGCGCAGCATCGTCGTTTCGCGAAGCACCCGGCTGCCATAGATCAGGCCTGTTTGCGAGTACTGCGCCGCTTCCGGGTGAGGGAACACCGTCTCGGTGAGCTGGGTGGCCGCATCCCCGATCGTGCTCGATAGCGAGAATACGAGGCCGACAGCCATGGGCACGTTGTCGACAGCAACAGGCGCGCCCACGCTCAGCCTGTCATGGATGATGATCGTAGTCCGCGGGACCAGGATCACCGCCGTGATCAACAAGGCGCCGGCAAACCACATGACCGTTTCCTTGAGA contains these protein-coding regions:
- a CDS encoding conjugal transfer protein TraG N-terminal domain-containing protein translates to MEGFVYGGLDHYVNAFNAIAMMMGNSVIDSLIRLVMLIGLVMVIVSAAFSLNLKETVMWFAGALLITAVILVPRTTIIIHDRLSVGAPVAVDNVPMAVGLVFSLSSTIGDAATQLTETVFPHPEAAQYSQTGLIYGSRVLRETTMLRWPDQYFAANMDSYVVRCVMHDLHTHHYSMHDLGTAPDLFDFITVSPHGGLATQWISPDGTRETIGCVQAANQLRAGREAMADQAANRFGRVVHPDLAGPLAETTIRVNVEGAHAFLMDQSRSAADVFIQAMTINSVRDAQLSAAAESGVDISAYSMTRAEQQSRTQNFMSAEMAHKWIPLLRVVLEIIFYSMFPLMAPFFLLPKFGPQLLKKYFSGFLILQAWGPLFVILNGIMMHHIAEASRAAGYDANEGYSGVTLASMDGVAGINGDLASIAGWMTMMIPVMATMLAFGVDRLAMQSNSLLNSVSGAAQQAAADQTVGNMNLGTTAFDTHRFNQTFGNQHGTSGDVNMGHWNVVGRGGVRTAHHEDGGVYSDMSGGVSRTPFGFQNRQAWGQTARTMASDAQSQSESYSQSAAVNTAQALDAIHTSAANHTRGLDGVINVNRAEGDRTVEDLARGNSIVRDAAQRAGLTSTSGSGSSASVGAVAEAGVRGSIGLDFLGSGTQAFYSALARGSVENQWSASDSQARDVYNALSQSEREELSQIYSRVSEAHRRGDISFSEAGQTSDGHSINEAFRMAHSQNEQAGRMSEVSQRFERMAEQMESSEHSYSMPSDDVFLNWMNGREGVNGRAIGSHDDVMALFHQDRAAFGNYADSFMREQVAQEAGLAPQELGIGGDMARAGHMMDSGFGGMGAIEGGRNRIEGVINEGINPERIDPNWETAGYENLPLAPDGGVGWSGPNPTESVSSAHEAGLTASTEAPEMPEHIRPDPAGARDMSGWGHDDQSVGSGSPYGGWSDQEVNYGIRIHELGHAGSDSWDPQNRYGDANVQELYAERERREALNSSAGSAEVAEGGGSRPGDLIDAQAGRRSGVNWGGSGGGARQAAPADNRAPPGSVDVDDERFTLPPTMRVPRN